A section of the Roseomonas marmotae genome encodes:
- a CDS encoding extracellular solute-binding protein has translation MLHRLGATIGALSLLLGAQLAQAAEVNLYTTREPGLIRPLLDRFTQKTGTTVNTVFVQGGLAERLAAEGTRSPADVAMVVDIGNLMDLVDRNLSQPVKSEVLEAAIPAGLRGEDGRWFALSTRARAIYVSRERVPEAEGAKLAYEDLADPRFKGKVCIRSGQHPYNTALFSALLVEHDEAWLRDYLTKLKGNLARRPGGGDREVARDIRAGICDVGLANTYYQGLMLSGKGGEEQRSWGQAIRVVLPNDGAMVNVSGAVVARHAPNREEAVKLLEFLASPEAQALYAEANFEYPVRADAPLHPIVAGFGTLKVGAISLPEIAARRARASQILDEVGFDR, from the coding sequence ATGCTGCATCGGCTCGGTGCCACGATCGGGGCCTTGTCCCTGCTACTGGGCGCGCAACTCGCGCAGGCGGCGGAAGTCAATCTCTATACCACACGGGAGCCCGGGCTGATCCGGCCGCTGCTGGATCGCTTCACCCAGAAGACCGGCACGACCGTCAACACGGTTTTTGTGCAGGGCGGGCTTGCCGAGCGCTTGGCCGCGGAGGGCACGCGCTCCCCGGCCGATGTCGCCATGGTCGTCGATATCGGCAACCTGATGGACCTGGTGGACCGCAACCTCTCCCAGCCCGTGAAGTCAGAGGTGTTGGAAGCCGCCATCCCCGCCGGCCTGCGCGGCGAGGATGGGCGCTGGTTCGCGCTCTCCACCCGCGCCCGTGCCATCTATGTCTCGCGTGAGCGCGTGCCGGAGGCCGAGGGCGCGAAGCTGGCCTATGAGGATCTGGCCGATCCGCGCTTCAAGGGGAAGGTCTGCATCCGCTCCGGCCAGCATCCCTACAATACCGCGCTCTTCTCGGCCTTGCTGGTCGAGCATGACGAGGCCTGGCTGCGCGACTACCTGACGAAGCTGAAGGGCAACCTGGCCCGCCGCCCCGGTGGCGGCGACCGCGAGGTGGCGCGCGACATCCGCGCGGGCATCTGCGATGTCGGCCTGGCGAATACCTACTACCAGGGCCTCATGCTTTCCGGCAAAGGTGGGGAGGAGCAGCGCAGCTGGGGGCAGGCCATCCGCGTCGTGCTGCCGAATGACGGTGCCATGGTGAATGTCTCCGGCGCTGTCGTGGCCCGCCACGCGCCGAACCGCGAGGAAGCGGTGAAGCTGCTGGAGTTCCTCGCCTCGCCCGAGGCCCAGGCACTCTATGCCGAGGCGAACTTCGAATATCCCGTGCGCGCCGATGCCCCGCTGCACCCGATCGTCGCCGGCTTCGGCACGCTGAAGGTCGGTGCCATCTCGCTGCCGGAGATCGCCGCCCGGCGCGCCCGCGCCAGCCAGATCCTCGACGAGGTCGGCTTCGACCGCTGA
- a CDS encoding 50S ribosomal protein L25/general stress protein Ctc: MVQTIRIEAEPRELAGKGAARATRKQGLVPAVIYGAKEEAVLIALDPRDVMKEMHKGGWASHLYEVAVKNGPTVRTLMRDVQFHPLKDTPMHVDFQRLAPGQLIRVKVPVVFTGEETNPGIKEGGVVNAVHRELEVLCDPDQVPENFVVELGEHGIGHSFHWDDVKDKAGAKAVQAGNFVLASIAPPKVVEEEVIVAPVAAPAAPAKGKAAKGKK, from the coding sequence ATGGTCCAAACCATCCGGATCGAGGCCGAGCCGCGCGAGTTGGCCGGTAAGGGGGCGGCGCGCGCGACACGGAAGCAGGGCCTGGTCCCTGCGGTCATCTACGGCGCGAAGGAAGAGGCGGTGCTGATCGCCCTCGACCCGCGGGACGTGATGAAGGAAATGCACAAGGGCGGCTGGGCGTCGCACCTCTATGAGGTGGCGGTGAAGAACGGCCCGACGGTCCGCACCCTGATGCGCGACGTGCAGTTCCACCCGCTGAAGGACACGCCGATGCACGTGGACTTCCAGCGCCTGGCCCCGGGTCAGCTGATCCGCGTGAAGGTGCCGGTGGTGTTCACGGGCGAAGAGACCAACCCCGGCATCAAGGAAGGCGGCGTGGTCAATGCCGTGCACCGTGAGCTGGAAGTGCTCTGCGATCCCGACCAGGTGCCCGAGAACTTCGTGGTCGAGCTGGGCGAGCACGGCATCGGTCACTCCTTCCACTGGGATGACGTGAAGGACAAGGCCGGCGCCAAGGCGGTGCAGGCCGGCAACTTCGTCCTGGCCTCCATCGCCCCGCCGAAGGTGGTCGAGGAAGAGGTGATCGTCGCCCCCGTGGCCGCGCCTGCCGCGCCCGCCAAGGGCAAGGCCGCCAAGGGCAAGAAGTAA
- the pth gene encoding aminoacyl-tRNA hydrolase: MLLWVGLGNPEPGQARHRHNIGFMALDAIARRHGFSPWRSRFKGLVAEGMVGGVKVLALKPQTYMNLSGESVQPAAAFHKIAPEQITAFHDELDLAPGKIRIKRGGGAAGHNGLRDMDRKLGTPEYWRVRLGIGHPGMKEKVTGHVLGNFAKVDTWLEPLLDAVADAAPLLAKGEREAFMTRVALLTQES, from the coding sequence GTGCTGCTCTGGGTCGGTCTCGGCAATCCGGAGCCGGGCCAGGCGCGGCACCGGCATAATATCGGCTTCATGGCGCTCGACGCCATCGCGCGCCGCCACGGCTTCTCGCCGTGGCGGAGCCGTTTCAAAGGCCTGGTGGCCGAGGGGATGGTGGGCGGCGTCAAGGTCCTGGCCCTGAAGCCGCAGACTTATATGAATCTCTCCGGCGAGTCCGTGCAGCCCGCGGCAGCGTTCCACAAGATCGCGCCCGAGCAGATCACCGCCTTCCATGATGAGCTGGACCTCGCCCCCGGCAAGATCCGCATCAAGCGTGGCGGGGGTGCCGCCGGGCATAACGGGCTGCGGGACATGGACCGCAAGCTCGGCACGCCGGAATACTGGCGGGTGCGCCTGGGGATCGGGCATCCCGGGATGAAGGAGAAGGTCACCGGTCATGTGCTGGGGAATTTCGCCAAGGTCGATACCTGGCTGGAACCCCTGCTGGACGCGGTGGCCGATGCTGCGCCATTGCTGGCCAAGGGAGAGCGGGAAGCCTTCATGACCCGCGTTGCCCTGCTGACACAGGAGAGCTGA
- the ychF gene encoding redox-regulated ATPase YchF, which translates to MGFNCGIVGLPNVGKSTLFNALTQTAAAQAANYPFCTIEPNVGRVAVPDARLQTIARIGKSQKIVPTSLEFVDIAGLVRGASKGEGLGNQFLANIRETDAIVHVLRCFEDSDVTHVEGSVDPLRDADIIETELMLADMDSIEKRLFGLQKRARGGDRESASQVALMEPILAALQDGKPARTAIPAGQEEAVRRLQLLTSKPVLYVCNVEEGSAAEGNAFSAKVFERAKAEGARAVVVSAAIEAEISQMDEADRGEFLEGLGLKDSGLDRVIAAGYSLLGLITYFTVGPKEARAWTIVKGTKAPQAAGVIHGDFERGFIAAETTAYDDYVALGGEQAAKEAGKTRIEGKEYVVKDGDIMLFRFNV; encoded by the coding sequence ATGGGTTTCAACTGCGGCATCGTCGGCCTGCCGAATGTGGGCAAGTCCACCCTGTTCAACGCGCTGACGCAGACCGCGGCCGCCCAGGCGGCGAACTACCCCTTCTGCACCATCGAGCCGAATGTCGGCCGCGTCGCGGTGCCGGATGCGCGGCTCCAGACGATCGCCCGGATCGGCAAGAGCCAGAAGATCGTGCCCACCAGCCTGGAATTCGTCGATATCGCCGGGCTGGTGCGGGGCGCGAGCAAGGGCGAGGGCCTGGGCAACCAGTTCCTGGCCAACATCCGCGAGACGGACGCCATCGTGCACGTCCTGCGCTGCTTCGAGGACAGCGACGTCACGCATGTCGAGGGCAGCGTGGACCCGCTGCGCGATGCCGACATCATCGAGACCGAGCTGATGCTGGCCGATATGGACAGCATCGAGAAGCGTCTGTTCGGATTGCAGAAGCGCGCCCGTGGTGGCGACCGTGAATCCGCCTCCCAGGTGGCGCTGATGGAGCCCATCCTGGCCGCGCTGCAGGATGGCAAGCCCGCCCGCACCGCGATCCCGGCGGGGCAGGAGGAGGCGGTGCGCCGCCTGCAACTGCTGACCAGCAAGCCCGTGCTCTATGTCTGCAACGTCGAGGAAGGCAGCGCCGCCGAGGGCAATGCCTTCTCCGCCAAGGTCTTTGAGCGCGCGAAGGCGGAGGGCGCCAGGGCCGTCGTGGTCTCCGCCGCCATCGAGGCCGAGATCAGCCAGATGGATGAGGCCGACCGGGGTGAGTTCCTGGAAGGCCTGGGCCTGAAGGATTCCGGCCTGGATCGCGTCATCGCCGCTGGCTACAGCCTGCTGGGCCTGATCACCTATTTCACCGTGGGGCCGAAGGAAGCCCGTGCCTGGACCATCGTGAAGGGCACGAAGGCGCCCCAGGCCGCCGGCGTGATCCATGGTGATTTCGAACGCGGCTTCATCGCGGCCGAGACCACGGCTTACGACGACTATGTTGCCCTGGGCGGGGAACAGGCGGCGAAGGAAGCGGGCAAGACCCGCATCGAAGGCAAGGAGTATGTCGTCAAGGACGGCGATATCATGCTGTTCCGTTTCAACGTCTGA
- a CDS encoding hybrid sensor histidine kinase/response regulator has protein sequence MQLHIPTLLIAITLMTSVLGLMWLVLAWKGSRVHGVGYWGTATLLFSGGSVLGALRGAIPDFLSIDIANALILLACGFCFCAARRFDDRSPLLGVGVLGAVAWISVRSIPGLTDLLEVRIIFANSMAGAYIIAAGCTFALRWRDMQTFRSIVSVCFILHGLIVLSRVVFVLLQPEWSVTTALPDGWYAIPLLEAMVHTVVTSFSLLAMIRERELRHAVAEIAASRDAADRANAAKSLFLARMSHELRTPLNGVLGLAQVLSADRSLPAEARSHGTMIERAGRHLLGLVNDVLDLSQVESGHVSFDIQPVPLGRLMDSAVVLVRPAAGAKQIHLQAIMAPGCPQVVMGDQLRLRQVLLNLLGNAVKYTPEKGAVRLELRPLEGQGIRIEVTDTGPGIPPEQRDLLFRDFSQLPSGTVPAQEGHGLGLAISARLVEAMEGRIGMAPGPGGRGSCFWADLPLPAAITLASSGPARRTNRILVVDDVALNRLVVQALLESAEYEVVMAESGREAIAALAESQFDLVLMDVQMPEMSGLEATRHIRAAEAAQPGAHRTPIVALTGEEMADEIQACFAAGMDGHLTKPADRAGLLALVHRVTQQANDTGKPPLSGAA, from the coding sequence TTGCAACTCCATATCCCTACACTGCTCATCGCCATCACCCTGATGACCAGTGTCCTGGGGTTGATGTGGCTCGTCCTCGCCTGGAAGGGCTCGCGCGTTCATGGCGTCGGCTATTGGGGCACGGCCACCCTGCTCTTCTCGGGCGGCAGCGTGCTTGGCGCGTTGCGGGGCGCGATCCCCGACTTTCTCTCGATCGACATCGCCAATGCCCTGATCCTGCTCGCCTGCGGCTTCTGCTTCTGCGCGGCCAGGCGTTTCGATGACCGCTCGCCGCTCCTCGGCGTCGGCGTGCTGGGCGCGGTGGCCTGGATCTCGGTACGGAGCATTCCCGGGCTGACGGACCTGCTGGAAGTGCGCATCATCTTCGCCAACAGCATGGCCGGCGCATACATCATCGCGGCCGGCTGCACATTCGCGCTGCGCTGGCGGGACATGCAGACCTTCCGCAGCATCGTCAGCGTCTGCTTCATCCTGCATGGCCTGATCGTCCTCTCCCGCGTCGTCTTCGTGCTGCTGCAGCCGGAATGGAGCGTGACGACCGCTCTGCCCGACGGCTGGTATGCCATCCCCCTGCTGGAGGCGATGGTGCACACGGTGGTCACCAGCTTCTCCCTGCTCGCCATGATCCGGGAGCGCGAGTTGCGCCACGCGGTCGCCGAGATCGCCGCCTCACGCGACGCGGCCGACCGCGCCAATGCCGCCAAATCGCTTTTCCTGGCGCGGATGAGCCATGAACTGCGCACGCCGCTGAACGGGGTGCTGGGATTGGCGCAGGTGCTCTCCGCCGACCGCAGCCTTCCGGCCGAGGCACGCAGCCACGGCACCATGATAGAGCGCGCCGGCCGCCATCTGCTGGGCCTGGTGAATGACGTGCTGGACCTCTCCCAAGTTGAGTCTGGGCACGTCAGTTTCGATATCCAGCCGGTGCCGCTGGGCCGGCTGATGGACAGTGCCGTGGTGCTGGTGCGCCCCGCCGCCGGCGCCAAGCAGATCCACCTCCAGGCCATTATGGCCCCGGGCTGCCCACAGGTCGTCATGGGTGACCAGTTGCGGCTGCGGCAGGTGCTGCTGAACCTGCTGGGCAACGCCGTCAAATACACGCCCGAAAAGGGCGCGGTGCGGTTGGAGCTTCGGCCGCTGGAGGGCCAGGGCATCCGTATCGAGGTGACGGATACGGGCCCTGGAATCCCACCGGAGCAGCGGGATTTGCTGTTCCGCGACTTCAGCCAGTTGCCCTCCGGAACCGTGCCGGCGCAGGAGGGCCATGGGCTTGGCCTGGCCATTTCCGCGAGGCTGGTCGAGGCCATGGAAGGCCGGATCGGCATGGCGCCGGGGCCCGGCGGCCGGGGCAGTTGCTTCTGGGCCGACCTGCCGCTGCCGGCCGCCATCACCCTTGCATCATCCGGCCCGGCCAGGCGCACCAACCGCATCCTGGTGGTGGATGATGTGGCGCTGAACCGGCTGGTGGTGCAGGCGCTGCTGGAATCCGCCGAATACGAGGTGGTGATGGCCGAGAGCGGGCGGGAGGCGATCGCCGCCCTGGCCGAGAGCCAGTTCGACCTCGTGCTGATGGATGTGCAGATGCCAGAGATGAGCGGGCTGGAAGCCACCCGCCATATCCGCGCCGCCGAGGCCGCGCAGCCCGGCGCCCATCGCACGCCCATCGTCGCCCTGACCGGTGAGGAAATGGCCGATGAAATTCAGGCCTGCTTCGCGGCCGGCATGGATGGCCACCTGACCAAACCGGCCGACCGGGCCGGACTGCTGGCCCTGGTCCACCGCGTGACGCAGCAGGCCAATGACACTGGAAAGCCGCCCCTCAGCGGGGCGGCCTGA
- a CDS encoding DUF4169 family protein codes for MAEIVNLNRHRKRVARQQAGQQAEANRMKFGRDKATKQREAQEEARLRALLDGAELPSGAPGKDKT; via the coding sequence ATGGCCGAGATCGTCAACCTCAACCGCCATCGCAAACGCGTGGCCCGGCAGCAGGCCGGGCAGCAGGCCGAAGCCAACCGGATGAAATTCGGCCGCGACAAGGCGACCAAGCAGCGTGAGGCACAGGAGGAAGCGCGCTTGCGCGCCCTGCTGGACGGTGCCGAGCTGCCTTCCGGCGCGCCGGGGAAGGATAAAACCTAG
- a CDS encoding dienelactone hydrolase family protein, producing MQIELTASDGHRFSAWQAGPAGASKALVVVQEIFGVNRHMRHVCEGFANQGFAVICPALFDRAEPGIELGYAQEDMQRGMALRSRVTEKQAMLDIEAAAAALPAGAAKGIIGYCWGGTIAWWGATRSRSFQAAIGYYGGGIAATKAETPHCPVQLHFGGKDKGIPLSDVEAIRAAQPGIEIHVYPGAQHGFSCEERPSYSPTDAMLAEQRSLDFLARHLG from the coding sequence ATGCAGATCGAACTGACCGCCAGCGATGGCCACCGTTTCTCGGCTTGGCAGGCCGGACCGGCCGGTGCCTCCAAGGCGCTGGTGGTGGTGCAGGAGATCTTCGGCGTCAACCGCCACATGCGCCATGTCTGCGAAGGCTTCGCCAACCAGGGTTTCGCCGTGATCTGCCCCGCGCTTTTCGACCGCGCCGAGCCCGGTATCGAGCTGGGCTACGCGCAGGAGGACATGCAGCGCGGCATGGCGCTGCGGTCCAGGGTGACCGAGAAGCAGGCGATGCTGGATATCGAGGCCGCCGCCGCCGCCCTGCCCGCCGGCGCAGCGAAGGGCATCATCGGTTATTGCTGGGGCGGCACCATCGCCTGGTGGGGCGCCACGCGCAGCCGCAGCTTCCAGGCAGCCATCGGCTATTACGGCGGCGGCATCGCCGCGACGAAGGCTGAGACCCCCCATTGCCCGGTGCAGCTGCATTTCGGCGGCAAGGACAAGGGCATTCCGCTGAGCGATGTGGAGGCCATCCGCGCCGCGCAGCCTGGGATCGAGATCCATGTCTATCCCGGCGCCCAGCACGGCTTCTCCTGCGAGGAGCGCCCCTCCTACAGCCCCACGGACGCCATGCTGGCGGAACAGCGCAGCCTGGACTTCCTGGCCAGGCATCTCGGCTGA
- the guaD gene encoding guanine deaminase, giving the protein MRRGLRGAVLGFTGDPFLSDDPASTLRITEDALVVLDDGRIAEVRPWSAARARGLEVVHYPDAILCPGFIDCHVHYPQTQMIGAYGAQLLDWLDLHTFPAEQAYADPAHAAEAARVFLAELLRNGTTTAAVYCTVHPQSVEAFFTESHRLNTRMIAGKVLMDRNAPPALLDTAERGYEESRALIERWHGVGRQLYAITPRFAPTSTPAQLEAAGQLWREYPGTYLQTHLSENEAEIAWVRELFPERDGYLDVYHQAGLTGRRAVFGHAVHLSEEEFACCHRTGSSLAHCPSSNLFLGSGLFPAFQARRRDRPVCLGLGTDLGAGTSFSQLRTLGDAYKVAMGRGRGLTAAHGFWLATAGGAEALDLTDTIGHIAPGHEADLVVLDLKATPLLEYRMRFARDWAERLFVLMTLGDDRVVRATWVAGELRHDRDKPGAG; this is encoded by the coding sequence ATGCGGCGGGGTCTGCGGGGGGCGGTGCTCGGTTTCACGGGCGATCCTTTCCTCTCCGACGACCCCGCCTCCACCCTCCGGATCACCGAGGATGCCCTGGTGGTGCTGGATGACGGGCGCATCGCCGAGGTGCGGCCCTGGAGCGCCGCGCGGGCCCGGGGGCTGGAGGTGGTGCATTATCCCGACGCCATCCTCTGCCCCGGCTTCATCGACTGCCACGTCCACTACCCGCAGACGCAGATGATCGGCGCCTATGGCGCGCAGCTGCTGGACTGGCTCGACCTCCATACCTTCCCGGCCGAGCAGGCCTATGCGGACCCGGCCCATGCCGCCGAGGCGGCGCGGGTTTTCCTGGCGGAACTGCTGCGGAACGGCACCACCACGGCCGCTGTCTACTGCACCGTGCATCCGCAGAGCGTGGAGGCCTTCTTCACCGAATCCCACCGCCTCAACACGCGCATGATCGCCGGCAAGGTCCTGATGGACCGCAACGCGCCGCCGGCGCTGCTGGATACGGCGGAGCGCGGCTATGAGGAATCCCGCGCGCTGATCGAGCGCTGGCACGGCGTCGGGCGGCAGCTCTACGCCATCACGCCGCGCTTCGCGCCCACCTCGACGCCAGCGCAGCTGGAAGCCGCCGGACAGCTCTGGCGGGAGTATCCGGGCACCTACCTGCAGACCCATCTCAGCGAGAACGAGGCCGAGATCGCCTGGGTGCGGGAGCTTTTCCCAGAGCGGGACGGCTATCTGGATGTCTATCACCAGGCCGGGCTGACTGGGCGGCGGGCGGTCTTCGGCCATGCCGTGCACCTGTCGGAGGAAGAATTCGCCTGCTGCCACCGCACCGGCTCCTCCCTGGCGCATTGTCCCAGCTCCAACCTCTTCCTCGGCAGCGGCTTGTTCCCGGCTTTCCAGGCCAGGCGGCGGGACAGGCCGGTCTGCCTGGGGCTGGGCACCGATCTCGGCGCCGGCACCAGCTTCTCGCAGCTTCGCACGCTGGGGGATGCCTATAAGGTGGCGATGGGGCGGGGCAGGGGGCTGACGGCGGCCCATGGCTTCTGGCTGGCCACGGCAGGCGGGGCGGAGGCGTTGGACCTCACGGATACCATCGGCCACATCGCCCCGGGGCACGAGGCCGATCTGGTGGTGCTCGATCTGAAGGCGACGCCGCTGCTGGAATACCGCATGCGTTTTGCCCGGGACTGGGCCGAGCGGCTCTTCGTGCTGATGACGCTGGGCGACGACCGCGTGGTACGCGCCACCTGGGTTGCCGGCGAGTTGCGGCACGACCGGGATAAGCCGGGCGCGGGCTGA
- a CDS encoding S-methyl-5'-thioadenosine phosphorylase, whose translation MSDTIEPVIGLLGGSGLYDIDGLEDREWREVQTPWGKPSDALLFGRLHGVRCVFLPRHGRGHPLTPSDLNYRANIDALKRSGVTDILSLSAVGSLNGDLPPGTFVIVDQFIDRTFARQKTFFESGCVAHVSVAHPVCPRIGDTVEQAARDIGLRYKRGGTYLTMEGPQFSTKAESELYRAWGCDVIGMTNMPEAKLAREAEICYATVAMVTDFDCWHPDHDAVTVDAVVKVMLANADRAKALVKTVVPMLGQRRGPCPAGCDRALEYALVTAPEKRDPALLAKLDAVAGRVLNRAA comes from the coding sequence ATGAGCGACACCATCGAGCCTGTCATCGGCCTGCTCGGCGGCTCCGGCCTCTATGATATCGACGGGCTGGAGGACCGTGAGTGGCGGGAGGTCCAGACCCCCTGGGGTAAGCCCTCCGACGCGCTGCTCTTCGGGCGGCTGCACGGCGTGCGCTGCGTCTTCCTGCCCCGGCACGGCCGCGGCCATCCGCTGACGCCCTCCGACCTCAACTACCGCGCCAATATCGACGCGCTGAAGCGTTCGGGGGTGACGGATATCCTCTCCCTCTCCGCCGTCGGCTCGCTGAACGGCGACCTGCCGCCGGGCACCTTCGTCATCGTCGACCAGTTCATCGACCGCACCTTCGCGCGCCAGAAGACCTTTTTCGAATCCGGCTGCGTGGCGCATGTCTCCGTGGCGCACCCGGTCTGCCCCCGCATCGGCGATACGGTGGAGCAGGCGGCGCGCGACATCGGCCTCCGCTACAAGCGCGGCGGCACCTACCTGACGATGGAAGGTCCGCAATTCTCCACCAAGGCGGAGAGCGAGTTGTATCGCGCCTGGGGCTGCGACGTGATCGGCATGACCAACATGCCGGAGGCCAAGCTCGCCCGTGAGGCCGAGATCTGTTACGCCACCGTGGCGATGGTGACGGATTTCGACTGCTGGCATCCGGACCACGATGCCGTCACCGTCGATGCGGTGGTGAAGGTGATGCTGGCCAATGCCGACCGCGCCAAGGCGCTCGTGAAGACGGTGGTGCCGATGCTGGGCCAGCGCCGCGGGCCTTGCCCCGCCGGCTGCGACCGCGCGCTGGAATACGCGCTGGTCACGGCACCCGAGAAGCGCGACCCCGCCCTGCTGGCCAAGCTCGACGCGGTGGCCGGCCGGGTGCTGAACCGGGCGGCCTGA
- a CDS encoding cytochrome c1, with product MALRFVKSAALAAAVTLGLAAGAAQAAEGVVEVPDVKFSFDGPFGTYDRAELQRGFQVYKEVCAACHSMHLLSYRNLQDIGLSPEEVAAVAASVQVPDGPNDDGEMFERPGRASDRFRSPFPNGAAARAANNGAMPPDLSVITKARVGGADYIHALLTGYTEPPAGTTVMEGMHYNQYFPGHQIAMAPPLNEGQLTFADGTEASVERMAHDVSAFLTWAAEPELETRRTMGVRVILFLTILGCLTYAVKRKIWADVH from the coding sequence ATGGCGCTGCGTTTCGTGAAGTCGGCGGCCCTGGCGGCCGCCGTCACCCTCGGCCTCGCTGCGGGCGCTGCCCAGGCGGCCGAGGGCGTGGTCGAAGTGCCGGACGTGAAGTTCTCCTTCGACGGCCCCTTCGGCACCTATGACCGGGCCGAGCTGCAGCGCGGCTTCCAGGTCTATAAGGAAGTCTGTGCCGCCTGCCATTCGATGCACCTGCTGTCCTACCGCAACCTGCAGGACATCGGGCTGAGCCCGGAAGAGGTGGCGGCTGTCGCCGCCTCCGTCCAGGTCCCGGACGGCCCGAATGATGACGGCGAGATGTTCGAGCGCCCGGGCCGTGCCTCCGACCGCTTCCGCAGCCCGTTCCCGAACGGGGCCGCGGCGCGTGCGGCCAATAACGGCGCCATGCCGCCGGACCTCTCGGTCATCACCAAGGCGCGGGTCGGCGGCGCGGACTATATCCACGCCCTGCTGACCGGCTATACCGAGCCGCCCGCCGGCACGACGGTGATGGAGGGGATGCACTACAACCAGTATTTCCCCGGCCATCAGATCGCCATGGCACCGCCGCTCAACGAGGGGCAGTTGACCTTCGCGGACGGCACCGAGGCCAGTGTCGAGCGTATGGCCCATGACGTTTCCGCCTTCCTCACCTGGGCGGCGGAGCCGGAACTGGAGACCCGCCGCACCATGGGCGTGCGCGTCATCCTGTTCCTGACGATCCTGGGCTGCCTGACCTATGCGGTGAAGCGCAAGATCTGGGCAGACGTTCACTGA
- a CDS encoding cytochrome b, with translation MASGLHDSSFTNPVVRWIDQRMPVFTMMQKEYGTFPTPRNFNYFWNFGALAMINLLIMIATGIFLAMNYTAHTSLAFDSVERIMRDVNYGWLIRYVHMNGASMFFIVVLVHVWRGMYYGSYKAPRELLWILGVIIFLLMMATAFMGYVLPWGQMSFWGATVITNLFSAIPLVGDSIVTLLWGGFSVDNPTLNRFFSLHYLLPFVIAGVVFLHIAALHITGSNNPLGIEPKGPQDTLPFHPYYTMKDSVGIVVYFIVFAVLVFYMPNYLGHPDNYIPANPLSTPAHIVPEWYFLPFYAILRAVPNKLAGVLAMFGSILVLFVLPWLDGSKVRSMRFRPIAKWLFLLWTVNFFVLMWAGGKPAEGIYVLISRIATAYYFAYFLVLLPLLSKLERPLPLPDSISRPVLRGGGPLPSAATAQPMEKA, from the coding sequence ATGGCATCCGGCCTTCACGACAGTTCCTTCACCAACCCGGTTGTGCGCTGGATCGACCAGCGCATGCCGGTGTTCACCATGATGCAGAAGGAGTACGGGACCTTCCCGACTCCCCGGAATTTCAATTACTTCTGGAATTTCGGCGCCCTGGCCATGATCAACCTGCTGATCATGATCGCCACCGGCATCTTCCTGGCGATGAACTACACCGCCCATACCAGCCTGGCCTTCGACAGCGTCGAGCGCATCATGCGCGACGTGAACTACGGCTGGCTGATCCGTTACGTGCACATGAACGGCGCCTCGATGTTCTTCATCGTCGTGCTGGTCCATGTGTGGCGCGGCATGTACTACGGCTCCTACAAGGCGCCGCGTGAGCTGCTGTGGATCCTGGGCGTCATCATCTTCCTGCTGATGATGGCCACGGCCTTCATGGGCTACGTGCTGCCCTGGGGCCAGATGTCCTTCTGGGGCGCCACCGTCATCACCAACCTCTTCTCGGCCATCCCTCTGGTCGGCGACAGCATCGTGACGCTGCTCTGGGGCGGCTTCTCCGTCGACAACCCGACGCTGAACCGCTTCTTCAGCCTGCACTACCTGCTGCCCTTCGTGATCGCGGGCGTGGTCTTCCTGCACATCGCGGCGCTGCACATCACGGGTTCCAACAACCCGCTGGGCATCGAGCCGAAGGGCCCGCAGGATACGCTTCCCTTCCACCCGTACTACACGATGAAGGACAGCGTCGGCATCGTCGTCTACTTCATCGTCTTCGCGGTGCTGGTCTTCTACATGCCCAACTATCTGGGCCATCCGGACAACTACATCCCGGCCAACCCGCTCTCGACGCCCGCGCATATCGTGCCGGAATGGTATTTCCTGCCGTTCTACGCCATCCTGCGCGCGGTGCCGAACAAGCTGGCCGGCGTCCTGGCGATGTTCGGCTCCATCCTGGTGCTGTTCGTGCTGCCCTGGCTGGACGGCTCCAAGGTGCGCTCTATGCGCTTCCGCCCGATCGCCAAGTGGCTGTTCCTGCTCTGGACGGTGAACTTCTTCGTGCTGATGTGGGCGGGCGGCAAGCCGGCCGAAGGGATCTACGTGCTGATCTCCCGCATCGCGACCGCCTATTACTTCGCGTATTTCCTGGTGCTGCTGCCCCTGCTGAGTAAGCTAGAGCGGCCGCTGCCGCTGCCCGACAGCATCAGCCGTCCTGTGCTGCGTGGGGGCGGACCGCTGCCCAGCGCCGCCACTGCCCAGCCGATGGAGAAGGCGTGA